In Castor canadensis chromosome 6, mCasCan1.hap1v2, whole genome shotgun sequence, the genomic window CTGTCCACAAAAGCCATGCCCTTTGACACAGCTGAGCCATGTGTGGAGGGTGGCTGGGACCTCTGTGACGAGGGCTGACATAGATGATGCAGTCCCCCCCGTAACGGAGCCCCCCCAACTCCCCACCGTGTGGGACTGGCTGTGCCGGCTTAGGCCCTGTGCCCGCCATGGCAACAGTTAGCGGAATGCTGTCACCTGAGCGAGTTGTAAAGGTCAGGGAGACCGAGGAGCCCAGGAGGCAAGGGGCCCGAACGCGGGGGACGCAGGGTGCGTGGCATCTTGCGTGAGGTCCTCCTCGGTCTGTGGCACAGACTTACACCGTGGgccctcttcctctctgtcctcAGGAGCGCTCCGGCTTCACCCACTCACCCGGGGCTGATGTCCCCTCGTTCCAGCGGCCTGCACACTCCAGAGTGCCTGTCTCGGGAGGGCTCCCCCATTCCTCACGACCCTGACCTGGGGTCAAAGTTAGCCTCCGTTCCTGAGTACCGGTACTCCCAGAGTGCCCCCGGTAAGGCCGGCTCTCGTCCTTTCCCCAAGACGACAGGGCGGACTGAGGCCTGTCCGAATGACCGCCCTCCCTCTGTGCTCCGTGCAGGCTCCCCCGTCAGCACCCAGCCAGTGATCATGGCTGTGCCTCCCCGGCAGCCCAGCTTAGTGGCCAAGCCTGTGGCCTACATGCCCGCCTCCATAGTGACCTCCCAGCAGCCCTCAGGCCACGCCATCCACGTGGTGCAGCAAGCCCCGACCGTCACCATGGTCCGGGTGGTCACCACCTCTGCCAGCTCAGCCAATGGCTACATCCTCGCCAGCCAGGGCCCGGCGGGTGGCTCCCACGATGGAACAGGCACGGCTGTGCTGGACCTGGGCAGCGAAGCAAGAGGTAATGGGTGCAGCTGGGCCTGGGGTGCAGGGTCTGGGGTCCCTTCTGGGGACTTCCCGCCACGCCTGCAGTGCCTTCAAAAGCACTTGGTTATCTGCCCTCCAAGTGATACCGAGCAGGTCCTGTGGTCCCtttgtggtggggggaggggtgtatgccggggtttgaactcagggcctcacactcgctaggtGGGCGCTTTACCCcttgatccacacccccagccccccacAGTGACTTTTTACTTTAATATTGTCATAACGGAAACCTCACATTAGGGAGAGAAGACTGAGCCACagctttttttaaaagcaagtcaTTTCCACAGAATGTGTTTTCCCTCGAAGGTTAAGTTTGGGCTGGTTAAGCCagctgtggctcacgcctgcgaTCCCAGCTCCTCAGTAGGCAAAGGTCGGGAGGAGcgcagttcatgagaccccatctcaacaaacaagcctggCCTGGTAGGGcccgcctgtcattccagctgtgcgggaggcataggtaggatcaCAGTGCGAGGCCAGGCGTGGCAAAATGAAAGTGTTAAGACCCTGTGTGAAAAATAAGCTAAGACAAAAGGAccgggggtgtgtctcaagtggcagagccccgAGTTTAAGCCCCATAGCTGGTATGTGTGTAAAcatgcacgcgcacacacacattcTGGGACCTGGTTGAAGTTTAAGATCTGTTCTTCTAAAACCTTAATAATTGCTTTTCCTTTGAAACCCATTTCTTGCTGGGGTTTTCGTTTGAGAGGCAGCTCTTCCAGCGCCACTGTGCTCCTCACCTCTCGGCAGCCCGTGGTGCAGGCCCCGTAGGAACCCTCCTGGGCCCAGGGTGGCTCTGATTCACTGGCCACCCCACAGGTTTGGAAGAGAAACCAACCATTGCGTTTGCCACGATCCCTGCAGCCAGCCGGGTCATCCAGACAGTGGCCAGCCAGATGGCCCCGGGGGTCCCTGGACACACTGTCACCATCCTGCAGCCGGCCACCCCAGTGACCATCGGGCAGCATCACCTCCCAGTCCGGGCTGTCACGCAGAATGGGAAGCACACTGTGCCCACGAACAGCTTAGCCGGCAACGCTTATGGTGAGGCCCTGGCCAGTCTGAAGCCCGGCCTGGGCACTGGCTCCCCCCGCAGTCCCCCTTCGCCCTGTCACCTCAGTCAGCCACAGAGCACCGGGGGTGCCAAGCACCGTCACAGTGTTCTGAGAAGAGCCCTGGGTGGGAGACCAGAGGTCAGATAGCACAGAAAGTGGGGGGCATGGGAGATGGGGCTCAGTTTTAAGTCGACAGAGCGGGGGCCCTCCGTGTGCTGGGAGGGGGTACCAGGAGGTCTGGGGtccaggcagaagcaggaggtaGATGGTGCCTGAGGCCGGGCCCCTGGCCAGTGGAGGGTGAGAACAGGGTTTCAGGAAGAGGGCGGGGACCCTGCGTGAGGGTGCAGTGTGGCGTAGTGGACCTGGTGGTCCTTCCCTGGTTGGCTGAGCCCTTTCGTGCCCAGACACCAGAGTAACCTCCTCACCTCCTCCGCCTCTGCCCCCAGCCCTTACCAGCCCCCTGCAGCTCCTGGCAGCCCAGGCAAGTTCGTCCACACCGGTGGTGGTCACTCGGGTGTGCGAGGTGGGGCCTGAGGAGCCAGCAGCGGCCATCACAGCAGCCCcagccacctccaccaccacGCCGGCCTCTTCCAGCGGGGAGCCTGAGGTCAAGAGGTCCCGGGTAGAGGAGCCCAGTGGGACGGCCACCACGCAGGCTGCAGTGACGGCAGCCACCGGCCCCCAAGGCCCGGGCACCGGGGAGTGAAGCCGCCTGCACGAGGGTGGAGTGGGACTCGCGCCACAGGAGCCCGAGCGGCCGGCAGTGCAGGTGGCCGCCCTCATGGACCCGGCGAGCACTCGCAGCCACCTGCAGCCCGTGACCGGTGGCTCTGCCCTCCGCACCCAGACGATTTCCATTTGCCTCCTGTCCTCCCGCGGTTCgaaacaaacacataaacacGTTCAGACGGCTGATTGTACGTcctggggttctgtgtggttcTTTCCCTCCCTGGCACTACCGTCTCCCCCGGCCCTCGGTCACGGCGTCGGGAGTCTAGCCCAGCGCCTGTCACGGGGACCTTCCACGGCCGCCACCCACGAGCACCAGGATGAGGACAGCTCCCCCGAAGGCTCAGCATGGTCACACCAAAGCCACCTTCCACAGGACGGGACTGGCACGGGTTCCTGTTTGCAGTCATCGGAAACAGAAAACCAGGAGCCGCCAGCCACGCGGCTTGACGGTGTCCTCCCCAGAAAGGACGCAGACGTCACTGCAGTCACTGAGGCGGGGGACTGTCCGCGCTGGCTTCGGAGCACACGCGCTTCCTGTTACTGCTGACCTGAGGCGGCCTCGGCACAGACCCGAGGCCCACGCGGAAGGCCGCGCGTCTTTGGGGTCCTGGTCTCTGGACTGGAGCAGCCTCGGGGGGCCCGGCCACTCTGCCTGCTAACTTCAAGAAGGACCCGTGGCTCCCACGCAAAAAGATGAGCCGGGGCTGCTGCGGAGCGTCTGTGCCCAGCACTGGCCCGAGCAGACCCCAGGGGCCAGGCGGAAGCCAGAGTGTCCCTGCTGGCCCCGTCACAACACTGCCATTCTGGTGGCGCGCAGTTCACTCACCACCTTTCCCGCTGTGCTCCCATTTCCTCTGCACCCCAAAACCTGCCCAGTGTTTGAGATTGGAACCGAAGCCCGGGCCCCGGGTCCGTGAGTGGAAGTCCCTGGCCAGCGGGCAGCGGGCTCGGCGGCTCCCAGGGGAGTCCCTCCTGTGGCGGGGGCACTGTGAGTCGCACGGAGCCCCAGCCAGCGTGGGGTGACGGTGGAGCCCCCTGGAGGCAACTTTCGGAAGCACACGGTCACAGGTGGACCACGAGAAACAGCAGCCTGGACACAGCCCTGGGACAGACCGCGGTCCTCTGCATCACCGTCTCCACGGCACAGCAGCGTCCTCTGTGGGACCCGAGTCGCCTCAGGTGGGGGACACCTGTCAGTGACCTAGAAGCAGGGCGGGTCACCAGCTGTGGTCAAGCTCCTGGGCAGGAGGGCAGTGGGCAGGTGGGATGAGCCTCTCGCCCACGGCCACTGTCAAAGTCACCAGCCCCACTTAGGACAAGGGCGGAGCATCTGCCAGCGTCCTCCTGCCCAGCTGTGTGGAAGCCCTGAGTGGCGTTTCTGTGGCACTTCCCTTGAAGGGAAAGGAGCTGACGTGcgggctctctctctctgtctctcttctctctctgttggTCTCTGTCTGTCGCCTTGGCAAGGCTTCAGCAGGCAGGGTCTGGGGCGGCCCCATGTGGGGTGACAAACAGCTGCACTCAGCCCCCGGTCTCGGGCCTGTGTGCCTGACGTGTGCGTGACATGTGCCTGACGTGTGCGTGACGTGTGCGTGAGTCGGGGGGCGGGCGCTGACAGGTGGGTCTGAGCCGCCACAGGCAAAGCCGGAGCCCCACGTGAGGACCAGTGACAGGGACATCAGGGTTGCTCGTTGCTCCTTCCCTCCTAGTCATTATTTCCAGGCTGCACGTGGTCACCTCCAAGGCAGGCAGACTCTACAGGCTGTCATGATGGCCGCAGGAAGCCCTGTGTGGCCCCACCCAGAGCTGGGACCCCACGCGCTGTGTCCATGCAGGTCTCTGCTGGTAGTCTTGCCATGGCCCATCGGCCATCCTGGCTTGTGGCATTCAGGCCTCTGTCCTGTCAGGGACGTGCTCACTGCTGCCAGCccaggggaaggagaggaggggacagGGCAGGGAGGACAGGCTGCTGCTCTGGGTTTGGGGACAGGAGGGTTGTGAGGGGTGTTTGCTCATCCACGCATGGCCTTTGTCAGAAACTGTCTGGAACCAGTAGCCAGAGACCCATGGGACGGACATACAGTGTACTTGGGGCCACCAAGTCAAGACCACCAGCCGAGCTGGTCCATGGAGCAGAGCTGTGGCCAGGCAGGGTGGCCTGGGACCGCCAGTGCAGACCAGGGCCTGAGTGACCTTTTAGGCTGTTGGTGGGCTGACCCTGGCTCTGGAGTGTCAGCAGTTCCAGCACAGACGTGGAGCCTGGGGAACCTGCCCCTCAAGGCCCCTGGGGGGCTCGGGGCACTGGCATGGCCCGAGGTCCAGCTGATGGACCCACCTCGCCCACCAGGCACCTGTTACCCACCTGCCTTGCGTCACACCCGCGGGCCCCAGACTTAGAGCTGCATCCCAGCGTAGGTCACATAGGACAGCGATGGCACAGGGTGGCAGGCCAGTGATGCTCCCGGGAACTCGCGTGCCCTCCCCTGCCTCCTCGCTGTCTCCCCTTCCACCCGGGAGCACGGAGCCATGGGCACAGTGTGCATCGTGACTGGGTGGTCACCTGCTCCCGCAGCTCCTCTGCCCTCACCAGGCCTGGAGGGGACTGTGTGGGGTCACAGTGTCTATCAGCAGACACAGGAAGGGCCTCCCAGAATGTTCAGGGGGCTGAGACTCACCCGGGCGGGGTGGGGGTCCCTCTTTGTAGACAGACTGaagcggggtgggggggtgtccTTCTGTCCTCCTAGATAGACAGAGCAGATCTTACTTAGAAACATGCCTTCACTGAATTTGAGAAAAATTTGGACAAGTTTCCCCTTAGCACACAGAGCGT contains:
- the Foxk1 gene encoding forkhead box protein K1 isoform X2; this translates as MRQPSVTIGRNSSQGSVDLSMGLSSFISRRHLQLSFQEPHFYLRCLGKNGVFVDGAFQRRGAPALQLPPQCTFRFPSTAIKIQFTSLYHKEEAPASPLRPLYPQISPLTIHIPEPDLRSLVSPIPSPTGTISVPNSCPASPRGAGSSSYRFVQNVTSDLQLAAEFAAKAASEQQADTSGGDSPKDESKPPYSYAQLIVQAISSAQDRQLTLSGIYAHITKHYPYYRTADKGWQNSIRHNLSLNRYFIKVPRSQEEPGKGSFWRIDPASEAKLVEQAFRKRRQRGVSCFRTPFGPLSSRSAPASPTHPGLMSPRSSGLHTPECLSREGSPIPHDPDLGSKLASVPEYRYSQSAPGSPVSTQPVIMAVPPRQPSLVAKPVAYMPASIVTSQQPSGHAIHVVQQAPTVTMVRVVTTSASSANGYILASQGPAGGSHDGTGTAVLDLGSEARASRVIQTVASQMAPGVPGHTVTILQPATPVTIGQHHLPVRAVTQNGKHTVPTNSLAGNAYALTSPLQLLAAQASSSTPVVVTRVCEVGPEEPAAAITAAPATSTTTPASSSGEPEVKRSRVEEPSGTATTQAAVTAATGPQGPGTGE